A single Brassica rapa cultivar Chiifu-401-42 chromosome A04, CAAS_Brap_v3.01, whole genome shotgun sequence DNA region contains:
- the LOC103865186 gene encoding F-box protein At5g65850-like — protein sequence MKTRRRNLSGNDLTTTRRNTRSKTLENGRDNSLPFPVDLIMEIFSRLPVKSIATCRCVSKTWSSVLRRQDFTELFLSRSRTLPKLLLAYQKDGDLFFFSAPQPQNPDENSSPVVATYRMKLSFDAYFRNGAFGINGLDHGLVGLSGRTHSVICNPSTGQSLPFTRAKTRSMSLFGYDPIDKQVKVLSMWGAKFSGLLNVVAEEYQVLTLGTENPSWRTIDCGCILSYYSQHVRQKCINGVLYYLSTDMSTETTVLVCFDVRSEKFSFVKVKTFVTEGTMINYDGKLGFLRAGKSVCAYRESRIVNLWVLEDIEKQEWSERTFVLPALWEDVVVSAILGFVGMTRTNEIVMRPLSILPIPLYLFFFNTKRNTVVRIAIQGMDVSEYDKVHIFLDHVDNVELM from the coding sequence ATGAAAACACGGCGTCGTAACCTCTCCGGGAATGATCTAACCACTACCAGACGTAATACTCGATCGAAGACCTTAGAGAATGGAAGAGACAACTCATTACCATTTCCAGTCGATCTCATCATGGAGATATTCTCGAGGCTGCCGGTGAAGTCAATAGCTACATGTAGGTGCGTTTCGAAGACGTGGTCCTCCGTCCTTCGCCGTCAAGATTTCACGGAGCTGTTCTTGAGCAGGTCACGCACACTCCCCAAGCTGTTGCTCGCCTACCAAAAGGACGGtgacttgttcttcttctctgcACCTCAGCCGCAAAATCCGGATGAGAATTCGTCTCCTGTAGTGGCCACTTATCGTATGAAGTTGTCTTTTGATGCCTACTTCCGTAATGGTGCGTTTGGAATAAATGGGCTTGATCATGGCTTGGTGGGTCTTAGTGGAAGGACACATTCGGTGATATGTAACCCTAGCACTGGACAATCTTTGCCTTTCACCAGGGCGAAGACAAGGTCAATGAGTTTGTTTGGGTATGATCCTATTGATAAACAAGTCAAGGTGTTGTCCATGTGGGGAGCAAAGTTTTCTGGACTGCTCAATGTGGTGGCTGAGGAGTATCAAGTTCTGACATTAGGAACAGAAAACCCGTCGTGGAGAACGATCGATTGTGGATGCATACTCAGTTATTATTCTCAACATGTGAGGCAAAAATGCATCAATGGTGTTTTGTACTATTTATCTACTGACATGTCTACAGAGACTACTGTGTTAGTTTGCTTTGACGTTAGGTCTGAGAAGTTCAGCTTTGTTAAAGTTAAGACGTTTGTCACTGAGGGAACTATGATCAACTACGATGGTAAATTAGGTTTCCTTCGGGCTGGAAAATCTGTCTGCGCTTATAGAGAAAGTAGAATTGTTAACCTGTGGGTACTAGAAGATATCGAGAAGCAGGAATGGTCCGAGCGTACGTTTGTATTGCCCGCTTTGTGGGAGGATGTTGTTGTGAGTGCAATATTAGGCTTTGTTGGAATGACGCGGACAAATGAGATTGTGATGAGGCCGCTGAGTATTCTACCAATACCTTTGTACCTATTCTTCTTCAATACCAAGAGGAATACTGTCGTTAGGATTGCAATCCAAGGAATGGATGTGTCTGAGTATGATAAAGTTCACATCTTTCTGGACCATGTAGATAATGTGGAGCTTATGTAA
- the LOC117133373 gene encoding F-box protein At5g65850-like — MVNYNGKLGFLLSGESGYVYERSTSVNLWVLEDTDKQEWSERTFVLPALWEDIVGSVRLGFVGMTRTNEIVMRPLGLPGRPFHLIYFNIERNTVVRVSIQGMDVSEYDHVHIFLDHVENVKLLCVEIKLTCHELKNKEQLAETMSVPQ, encoded by the exons ATGGTAAACTACAATGGTAAATTAGGTTTTCTTCTGTCTGGAGAATCTGGCTACGTTTATGAAAGAAGTACAAGTGTTAACCTGTGGGTACTAGAAGATACCGACAAGCAGGAATGGTCTGAGCGTACGTTTGTATTGCCCGCTTTGTGGGAGGATATTGTTGGGAGTGTAAGGTTAGGATTTGTTGGAATGACGCGGACAAATGAGATTGTTATGAGGCCACTGGGTCTTCCAGGAAGACCTTTTCACCTAATCTACTTCAATATTGAGAGGAATACTGTCGTTAGAGTTTCAATCCAAGGAATGGATGTGTCTGAGTATGATCATGTTCACATCTTTCTAGACCATGTAGAGAATGTGAAGCTTCT ATGCGTAGAGATCAAGCTAACTTGTCATGAGCTGAAGAACAAAGAGCAGCTAGCAGAAACTATGAGTGTACCTCAGTAA